A genomic window from Bacteroidota bacterium includes:
- a CDS encoding diacylglycerol kinase family protein, giving the protein MKLLFIVNPISGGVDKEPFLKEAKEICKKYGIIYKIIKTTGNNDEQKVNEQLSKFKPDKVISVGGDGTTLFTSIILLNTNYPMGIIPLGSANGMAVELNVNPDPLEALKEIIISQVVSEMDMIMVNKKHYSIHIGDVGINANIVEAYEKDENRGMITYAKYFMDELNKTELINFKIKANEKTYSEKGLMLGICNSRKYGTGVPLNIAGNPMDGKFEIVIVKDINLNSLIKAGLSKFDEKFHDSQNGVVISTDNAEIIFDQPRLLQLDGEVIGMFDKLNIKILKGAVKLITNNDNPYL; this is encoded by the coding sequence ATGAAATTACTATTCATTGTAAACCCAATTTCAGGTGGCGTTGATAAAGAACCATTTTTAAAAGAAGCAAAAGAAATTTGCAAAAAATATGGGATTATATACAAGATAATAAAAACCACCGGAAACAATGATGAGCAAAAAGTGAACGAACAATTAAGTAAATTCAAACCCGACAAAGTAATATCGGTTGGAGGTGACGGCACTACACTGTTTACATCTATCATTCTATTAAACACAAATTATCCTATGGGAATTATCCCGCTTGGCTCGGCAAACGGAATGGCTGTAGAATTGAATGTAAACCCTGATCCTTTAGAGGCACTTAAAGAAATAATTATTTCACAGGTAGTTTCAGAAATGGATATGATTATGGTTAATAAAAAACATTACTCTATCCATATTGGCGACGTAGGGATTAACGCCAATATAGTTGAAGCTTATGAAAAAGACGAAAACCGAGGAATGATTACCTATGCAAAATATTTTATGGATGAACTAAATAAGACTGAACTAATTAATTTTAAAATTAAGGCAAACGAAAAAACTTACTCCGAAAAAGGACTAATGCTTGGAATTTGCAATTCGAGAAAATATGGCACAGGAGTTCCACTGAATATTGCCGGTAATCCAATGGATGGCAAATTTGAAATTGTTATTGTTAAGGATATTAACCTAAACTCTTTGATAAAGGCCGGTTTGTCTAAATTTGACGAAAAATTTCACGACAGCCAAAATGGTGTGGTCATAAGTACAGATAATGCCGAAATAATATTTGACCAACCAAGACTTTTACAACTAGATGGTGAAGTAATAGGTATGTTTGATAAATTAAATATTAAAATACTTAAAGGTGCTGTCAAACTTATAACGAACAATGATAATCCATATTTATAG